Proteins encoded within one genomic window of Vidua macroura isolate BioBank_ID:100142 chromosome 2, ASM2450914v1, whole genome shotgun sequence:
- the SKA3 gene encoding spindle and kinetochore-associated protein 3 isoform X2 translates to MDVTEVFFGKLRELALTVEKEVKQLERAMYREDADYEDESPLAILHDLHCEIKTQKEDISASLGKICSEKKAVHEFMKASEILIQRNAADLGKIRELFQKYGYKPHVKDSTEEDEANSESAMSVQNKSDEEKAKANDVPHLSASTEKPPLPKDPLRNPQLSDFGLSQYMFSRPWSALEAQHATSTRQLKAKNETPLRLRTPQALPKTPKCKLRMDDYECVTPKLEHFGISEHTVCMNEDYTMSLIHKTSQTIQKLVKRGDDNRGNLPEMTVKEIMFTPASKSSKRAENAAADWMASPMVFVLCTPDVKDSSKKNNTVLSRSPETKELPLPSHAATPQCPDFQTRWLKAEAKQVTPGGKFESVTKNDAKDTPYKEERIPFAASSDEYLKHTGDPSPPKLENYDHLLNTPPPPEITRIPDNVLKMLSQYNHKVDSSKATEMKTKAGNTTVYESYSTDYSNKENGGYHGVFKTNI, encoded by the exons ACTATGAAGATGAATCTCCACTAGCAATCTTGCATGACCTCCATTGTGAAATCAAGACTCAGAAG GAAGATATTAGTGCCAGTCTTGGTAAGatttgctctgaaaaaaaagcagttcatGAGTTTATGAAGGCAAGTGAAATCTTGATacaaagaaatgcagcagaTCTTGGAAAAATAAGAGAGCTCTTCCAGAAATATGGCTACAAACCACATGTCAAAGACTCTACAG aagaGGATGAAGCTAACAGTGAATCAGCAATGTCTGTCCAGAATAAATctgatgaagaaaaagcaaaagcaaatgaTGTACCTCACCTATCTGCTTCTACAGAGAAGCCACCGTTGCCCAAAGATCCCCTGCGTAACCCCCAGCTCTCTGATTTTGGTCTTTCACAATACATGTTCTCCAGGCCTTGGAGCGCGCTGGAAGCACAGCACGCAACGAGCACGCGTCAGCTGAAGGCAAAGAACGAGACTCCACTAAGATTGCGAACGCCGCAGGCTCTGCCCAAAACACCGAAATGTAAGCTAAGGATGGATGACTATGAGTGTGTAACACCAAAACTTGAACACTTCGGCATTAGTGAACATACCGTGTGTATGAATGAAGATTATACGATGTCCCTTATTCATAAAACTTCTCAGACGATCCAGAA GTTGGTTAAAAGAGGAGACGATAACAGAGGGAATTTGCCAGAAATGACAGTCAAGGAAATCATGTTTACTCCTGCATCAAAATCCAGTAAGAGAGCTGAAAATG CAGCAGCTGACTGGATGGCTTCTCCTATGGTATTTGTGTTGTGTACTCCTGATGTGAAGGACTCTtccaaaaaaaataatacagtatTATCAAGGTCACCAGAGACAAAGGAACTGCCTCTTCCCAGTCATGCAGCAACACCACAGTGTCCAGATTTTCAAACAAGATGGCTAAAAGCAGAAGCTAAG caggtgaCACCAGGGGGGAAGTTTGAGTCAGTGACAAAGAATGATGCAAAAGATACACCatacaaagaagaaagaattccTTTTGCTGCAAGCTCTGATGAGTATCTTAAACATACTGGGGACCCTTCCCCTCCCAAACTGGAAAACTATGACCATTTACTCAATACGCCTCCACCTCCAGAAATAACAAGGATACCAGATAATGTTCTAAAG ATGCTTTCCCAATATAATCATAAGGTAGACTCTTCTAAAGCCACGGAAATGAAGACCAAGGCAGGAAATACTACAGTATATGAAAGTTATTCCACTGATTACAGCAACAAAGAAAACGG AGGATATCATGGAGTTTTCAAGACAAACATCTGA
- the SKA3 gene encoding spindle and kinetochore-associated protein 3 isoform X1, with translation MDVTEVFFGKLRELALTVEKEVKQLERAMYREDADYEDESPLAILHDLHCEIKTQKEDISASLGKICSEKKAVHEFMKASEILIQRNAADLGKIRELFQKYGYKPHVKDSTEEDEANSESAMSVQNKSDEEKAKANDVPHLSASTEKPPLPKDPLRNPQLSDFGLSQYMFSRPWSALEAQHATSTRQLKAKNETPLRLRTPQALPKTPKCKLRMDDYECVTPKLEHFGISEHTVCMNEDYTMSLIHKTSQTIQKLVKRGDDNRGNLPEMTVKEIMFTPASKSSKRAENAAADWMASPMVFVLCTPDVKDSSKKNNTVLSRSPETKELPLPSHAATPQCPDFQTRWLKAEAKQQVTPGGKFESVTKNDAKDTPYKEERIPFAASSDEYLKHTGDPSPPKLENYDHLLNTPPPPEITRIPDNVLKMLSQYNHKVDSSKATEMKTKAGNTTVYESYSTDYSNKENGGYHGVFKTNI, from the exons ACTATGAAGATGAATCTCCACTAGCAATCTTGCATGACCTCCATTGTGAAATCAAGACTCAGAAG GAAGATATTAGTGCCAGTCTTGGTAAGatttgctctgaaaaaaaagcagttcatGAGTTTATGAAGGCAAGTGAAATCTTGATacaaagaaatgcagcagaTCTTGGAAAAATAAGAGAGCTCTTCCAGAAATATGGCTACAAACCACATGTCAAAGACTCTACAG aagaGGATGAAGCTAACAGTGAATCAGCAATGTCTGTCCAGAATAAATctgatgaagaaaaagcaaaagcaaatgaTGTACCTCACCTATCTGCTTCTACAGAGAAGCCACCGTTGCCCAAAGATCCCCTGCGTAACCCCCAGCTCTCTGATTTTGGTCTTTCACAATACATGTTCTCCAGGCCTTGGAGCGCGCTGGAAGCACAGCACGCAACGAGCACGCGTCAGCTGAAGGCAAAGAACGAGACTCCACTAAGATTGCGAACGCCGCAGGCTCTGCCCAAAACACCGAAATGTAAGCTAAGGATGGATGACTATGAGTGTGTAACACCAAAACTTGAACACTTCGGCATTAGTGAACATACCGTGTGTATGAATGAAGATTATACGATGTCCCTTATTCATAAAACTTCTCAGACGATCCAGAA GTTGGTTAAAAGAGGAGACGATAACAGAGGGAATTTGCCAGAAATGACAGTCAAGGAAATCATGTTTACTCCTGCATCAAAATCCAGTAAGAGAGCTGAAAATG CAGCAGCTGACTGGATGGCTTCTCCTATGGTATTTGTGTTGTGTACTCCTGATGTGAAGGACTCTtccaaaaaaaataatacagtatTATCAAGGTCACCAGAGACAAAGGAACTGCCTCTTCCCAGTCATGCAGCAACACCACAGTGTCCAGATTTTCAAACAAGATGGCTAAAAGCAGAAGCTAAG cagcaggtgaCACCAGGGGGGAAGTTTGAGTCAGTGACAAAGAATGATGCAAAAGATACACCatacaaagaagaaagaattccTTTTGCTGCAAGCTCTGATGAGTATCTTAAACATACTGGGGACCCTTCCCCTCCCAAACTGGAAAACTATGACCATTTACTCAATACGCCTCCACCTCCAGAAATAACAAGGATACCAGATAATGTTCTAAAG ATGCTTTCCCAATATAATCATAAGGTAGACTCTTCTAAAGCCACGGAAATGAAGACCAAGGCAGGAAATACTACAGTATATGAAAGTTATTCCACTGATTACAGCAACAAAGAAAACGG AGGATATCATGGAGTTTTCAAGACAAACATCTGA
- the SKA3 gene encoding spindle and kinetochore-associated protein 3 isoform X3, with protein sequence MDVTEVFFGKLRELALTVEKEVKQLERAMYREDADYEDESPLAILHDLHCEIKTQKEDISASLGKICSEKKAVHEFMKASEILIQRNAADLGKIRELFQKYGYKPHVKDSTEDEANSESAMSVQNKSDEEKAKANDVPHLSASTEKPPLPKDPLRNPQLSDFGLSQYMFSRPWSALEAQHATSTRQLKAKNETPLRLRTPQALPKTPKCKLRMDDYECVTPKLEHFGISEHTVCMNEDYTMSLIHKTSQTIQKLVKRGDDNRGNLPEMTVKEIMFTPASKSSKRAENAAADWMASPMVFVLCTPDVKDSSKKNNTVLSRSPETKELPLPSHAATPQCPDFQTRWLKAEAKQQVTPGGKFESVTKNDAKDTPYKEERIPFAASSDEYLKHTGDPSPPKLENYDHLLNTPPPPEITRIPDNVLKMLSQYNHKVDSSKATEMKTKAGNTTVYESYSTDYSNKENGGYHGVFKTNI encoded by the exons ACTATGAAGATGAATCTCCACTAGCAATCTTGCATGACCTCCATTGTGAAATCAAGACTCAGAAG GAAGATATTAGTGCCAGTCTTGGTAAGatttgctctgaaaaaaaagcagttcatGAGTTTATGAAGGCAAGTGAAATCTTGATacaaagaaatgcagcagaTCTTGGAAAAATAAGAGAGCTCTTCCAGAAATATGGCTACAAACCACATGTCAAAGACTCTACAG aGGATGAAGCTAACAGTGAATCAGCAATGTCTGTCCAGAATAAATctgatgaagaaaaagcaaaagcaaatgaTGTACCTCACCTATCTGCTTCTACAGAGAAGCCACCGTTGCCCAAAGATCCCCTGCGTAACCCCCAGCTCTCTGATTTTGGTCTTTCACAATACATGTTCTCCAGGCCTTGGAGCGCGCTGGAAGCACAGCACGCAACGAGCACGCGTCAGCTGAAGGCAAAGAACGAGACTCCACTAAGATTGCGAACGCCGCAGGCTCTGCCCAAAACACCGAAATGTAAGCTAAGGATGGATGACTATGAGTGTGTAACACCAAAACTTGAACACTTCGGCATTAGTGAACATACCGTGTGTATGAATGAAGATTATACGATGTCCCTTATTCATAAAACTTCTCAGACGATCCAGAA GTTGGTTAAAAGAGGAGACGATAACAGAGGGAATTTGCCAGAAATGACAGTCAAGGAAATCATGTTTACTCCTGCATCAAAATCCAGTAAGAGAGCTGAAAATG CAGCAGCTGACTGGATGGCTTCTCCTATGGTATTTGTGTTGTGTACTCCTGATGTGAAGGACTCTtccaaaaaaaataatacagtatTATCAAGGTCACCAGAGACAAAGGAACTGCCTCTTCCCAGTCATGCAGCAACACCACAGTGTCCAGATTTTCAAACAAGATGGCTAAAAGCAGAAGCTAAG cagcaggtgaCACCAGGGGGGAAGTTTGAGTCAGTGACAAAGAATGATGCAAAAGATACACCatacaaagaagaaagaattccTTTTGCTGCAAGCTCTGATGAGTATCTTAAACATACTGGGGACCCTTCCCCTCCCAAACTGGAAAACTATGACCATTTACTCAATACGCCTCCACCTCCAGAAATAACAAGGATACCAGATAATGTTCTAAAG ATGCTTTCCCAATATAATCATAAGGTAGACTCTTCTAAAGCCACGGAAATGAAGACCAAGGCAGGAAATACTACAGTATATGAAAGTTATTCCACTGATTACAGCAACAAAGAAAACGG AGGATATCATGGAGTTTTCAAGACAAACATCTGA
- the SAP18 gene encoding histone deacetylase complex subunit SAP18 yields the protein MGGARRDIRERRGKMAVESRVTQEEIKKEPEKPIDREKTCPLLLRVFTTNNGRHHRMDEFSRGNVPSSELQIYTWMDATLKELTSLVKEVYPEARKKGTHFNFAIVFTDLKRPGYRVKEIGSTMSGRKGTDDSMTLQSQKFQIGDYLDIAITPPNRAPPPSSRMRPY from the exons ATGGGCGGTGCGCGGCGCGACATCCGGGAGCGGCGCGGCAAGATGGCGGTGGAGTCGCGGGTGACGCAGGAGGAGATCAAGAAGGAGCCAGAGAAGCCGATCGACCGCGAGAAG ACGTGCCCGCTGCTGCTTCGCGTCTTCACCACCAACAATGGGCGGCACCACCGCATGGACGAGTTCTCCCGTGGCAACGTGCCCTCCAGCGAGCTGCAGATCTACACCTG GATGGATGCAACTCTCAAAGAGCTGACCAGCTTGGTGAAAGAAGTTTACCCAGAAGCACGGAAGAAGGGCACACATTTCAACTTTGCAATTGTTTTTACAGATCTCAAGAGGCCCGGCTATAG GGTGAAGGAGATTGGCAGCACCATGTCGGGCAGGAAGGGCACAGATGATTCCATGACATTGCAGTCTCAAAAATTCCAGATAGGAGACTACTTGGATATAGCAATTACTCCTCCGAATCGTGCACCACCCCCATCAAGCCGCATGAGACCATACTAA
- the SKA3 gene encoding spindle and kinetochore-associated protein 3 isoform X4 produces the protein MDVTEVFFGKLRELALTVEKEVKQLERAMYREDADYEDESPLAILHDLHCEIKTQKEDISASLGKICSEKKAVHEFMKASEILIQRNAADLGKIRELFQKYGYKPHVKDSTEEDEANSESAMSVQNKSDEEKAKANDVPHLSASTEKPPLPKDPLRNPQLSDFGLSQYMFSRPWSALEAQHATSTRQLKAKNETPLRLRTPQALPKTPKCKLRMDDYECVTPKLEHFGISEHTVCMNEDYTMSLIHKTSQTIQKLVKRGDDNRGNLPEMTVKEIMFTPASKSSKRAENAADWMASPMVFVLCTPDVKDSSKKNNTVLSRSPETKELPLPSHAATPQCPDFQTRWLKAEAKQQVTPGGKFESVTKNDAKDTPYKEERIPFAASSDEYLKHTGDPSPPKLENYDHLLNTPPPPEITRIPDNVLKMLSQYNHKVDSSKATEMKTKAGNTTVYESYSTDYSNKENGGYHGVFKTNI, from the exons ACTATGAAGATGAATCTCCACTAGCAATCTTGCATGACCTCCATTGTGAAATCAAGACTCAGAAG GAAGATATTAGTGCCAGTCTTGGTAAGatttgctctgaaaaaaaagcagttcatGAGTTTATGAAGGCAAGTGAAATCTTGATacaaagaaatgcagcagaTCTTGGAAAAATAAGAGAGCTCTTCCAGAAATATGGCTACAAACCACATGTCAAAGACTCTACAG aagaGGATGAAGCTAACAGTGAATCAGCAATGTCTGTCCAGAATAAATctgatgaagaaaaagcaaaagcaaatgaTGTACCTCACCTATCTGCTTCTACAGAGAAGCCACCGTTGCCCAAAGATCCCCTGCGTAACCCCCAGCTCTCTGATTTTGGTCTTTCACAATACATGTTCTCCAGGCCTTGGAGCGCGCTGGAAGCACAGCACGCAACGAGCACGCGTCAGCTGAAGGCAAAGAACGAGACTCCACTAAGATTGCGAACGCCGCAGGCTCTGCCCAAAACACCGAAATGTAAGCTAAGGATGGATGACTATGAGTGTGTAACACCAAAACTTGAACACTTCGGCATTAGTGAACATACCGTGTGTATGAATGAAGATTATACGATGTCCCTTATTCATAAAACTTCTCAGACGATCCAGAA GTTGGTTAAAAGAGGAGACGATAACAGAGGGAATTTGCCAGAAATGACAGTCAAGGAAATCATGTTTACTCCTGCATCAAAATCCAGTAAGAGAGCTGAAAATG CAGCTGACTGGATGGCTTCTCCTATGGTATTTGTGTTGTGTACTCCTGATGTGAAGGACTCTtccaaaaaaaataatacagtatTATCAAGGTCACCAGAGACAAAGGAACTGCCTCTTCCCAGTCATGCAGCAACACCACAGTGTCCAGATTTTCAAACAAGATGGCTAAAAGCAGAAGCTAAG cagcaggtgaCACCAGGGGGGAAGTTTGAGTCAGTGACAAAGAATGATGCAAAAGATACACCatacaaagaagaaagaattccTTTTGCTGCAAGCTCTGATGAGTATCTTAAACATACTGGGGACCCTTCCCCTCCCAAACTGGAAAACTATGACCATTTACTCAATACGCCTCCACCTCCAGAAATAACAAGGATACCAGATAATGTTCTAAAG ATGCTTTCCCAATATAATCATAAGGTAGACTCTTCTAAAGCCACGGAAATGAAGACCAAGGCAGGAAATACTACAGTATATGAAAGTTATTCCACTGATTACAGCAACAAAGAAAACGG AGGATATCATGGAGTTTTCAAGACAAACATCTGA